CACTTTTTCCTGAAGTTATGGCGGAGCACAACTTTCCTAACTTCTCTTGGTAAGCACACACAGGCTACTGGCTCTTAGCATCGCTACtctttgaattgtgttttttttttttcaaaagctaACTACAACTTACTTGTTAATGCTTCTCCATAAGTCGCATGACCACGACATGCATCGTTTGAACAAGGGACATTTGAATGGAGAGTGAACAGAGCTGAGCAGTGAAGTTTAACGATAGAGATCGCCTCTGAGGGCCTACAGGCAATTCCACAGCAATAACTGGATCTACCAGGCcttataaaaacacaaatagctTCTGTAGTTGTGTAAATCGTGCAAGCCTTTCATTAGTAGATTTGTTTTACTAGTAGGCCTACGTTTAGTAGTAGCCTAAGTTGGATTTAATTGGAACTCATTTGAAGGCGTTTAAAAGTCAGTTTAGCAAGCTCACGTAAGTCTCCCAAAATATGCTAACCTGCTGACATTGACCTCACCTACATTTATGACTTCATCCACGTCAAAGATATCCCCTCTGTGGATGCAACAATAGTCGTGGGTTTATAAAGTTGACTGTAATGTATACTGGCCTGTTATGTAGAGCAGATCTAAGCAGCTAATTATTCTGGActtcacatttttttctgttgataACTTAGCCCTTTTCTGGATGGATCACAGCACTTGTTTTGAACACCATTCCTGCAGCATGTTGGGAAGGGTGGAAGACCCACAATCTTCCAAGTTCCTGCTTTTCTGTGTTGACGACAcacctgtatgtgtgctgtgacAGCTAACCACCAACTGCAGTAATCCCCTCTTCAGCGTTAACAGGTCTTTGTATAGGACTCACCAGAGATAattaggagttttttttttttttccagagttAAAGtatacacactgaaaatgaagACCAAGAATCAGTCAAGTTTCCGATTCTGCAGTTTGTATTGAGAAcaaataatatttttgttttgttttcaagaagcatagatgtttttatttagtgCACCAGTATTTTAAAAGTTATTCTTTTCCTCTAGCTTTTTAAATTAGACATTATATATGAACATTGTGATACTACATGTTACAAGCGGTTTAGTTTTAGTTGCCTGAccaatgcagaaaaaaagtctgttgAGCACATATAAGGCTGACTTCTGTAACAACCTGAGATTCCCCTGTTCTGGGTGGATTAGTGTGTCTACATTGCTCTGCTGCTCCCTCTCAAATGAGAAGAGGGAAATTGCTAGTGTTATGCCCCCAAAAGCACTTGCTATTCTTTAAACTACTGCCGATTAAACTAGGGGCTCAACCTAGGGTTGAGCCCCTAGTTTAATAAGCAAATATGACCACTAAACAGTTCAGAACAGTACATGTTCTCTTTACTTTTCCTGTCATACTTGCTACTAACATACTGGCATAACCCTGAAATGACCCTAATCGTGGCATAACCCAAGAGGGTTGGTTGCACTTGGGGAGATGATGTTTAGAGACTACATCAAACAAGTTTGCGATGTcataactagggttgggcatcgtttagattttaacgattctgattccagttCAGATCCTTCCTTTTGATTCCGGTtcttttgaggggtggagttgaaacgggtcacaagcctattttcacaaacaagaggaaagttttattttgagtcaacgGTGgattgcagttttacagctttttcaacgtaaaataaagccagactagagcgctgcttactgggctccaaggctgcaacacaacaagcgtcTGGTCGctatggaaaccaaaacttgcgcatgttaaattgggaagcgatgatcggatttgaaaccaaatcctctaaacgattccaataaagaaacgattccgatggaatcgtaatttttgaaccgattccaagtaggaatcggttctcgatgcccgaCCCTAGTCATAACCTAAACTTTGACACCAGGTTTGCACACCACCAATATTCttacacagaagaagaaagatAACTGATATATATTAGGTCATATTAGGTAGTCAATTCTTGGTGTGAGCTCTCAAGCATTTGGACTGGTAATACtgtgtgcattttcttttctttttttcagagtGCACTTGACAAATTGAGTGCACTTGGCTTTACTAATGGAGCACCTCCAGGGAGCGTGGAAGACCCTGAGCAACGGCTTCGGAATGAAGGACTCCGCGTTCGAGGGCCCGTGCCTTTCCCCGACGTTGGTCCAGGGCTTTCCTTGTCAGCGTCGCTCCTCAGATGACAGCAAGATGCCCGACTCTAAGACAAGCAGCACTATCCGTGTCTACCTCCCAAACCAGCAGCGCACTGTGGTGAGTGGATTTTTCCTGCATGCAGAAGATGGCATACTGATTTCCAGACTTCCAATAAAGCTGCAAAAATACTGCAGTTGAACACATAGTACCTAGAGGAATATGGAGCTGCTTACATCCTGGCAGGCAAGAGAGGAATGAATACTTATTTTGTCCTTCAGGTAAACGTGCGACCAGGAATGACCCTGCACAGTTGCTTGATTAAAGCATTAAAGGTGCGAGGTCTGCAGCCTCAGTGCTGCGCTGTTTTTAGGCTGCATCCAGGACAGAGGAGGTGAGCTCGGAACTACCGTGGGTTTGCAAGATCAGAAATTGTACAAATCACATTCTTACCCGCTGTGGTTATTTTTGCTTGCTTGATACCCCTTCATGCAAAgccttttgtccttttttttgcaCCAGTAAAAAATTACGGATGGATTGGAACACTGACTGCACCTCCCTGATTGGAGAAGAGCTACTGGTGGAGGTTTTAGATCACGTTCCTTTGACAACGCATAATTTTGTGAGTACCTAAAGCTTTTACGATatcctcacactcaagtcactGCAAAGTGTTACTGCTAaaggaatacttttttttttttttttcccctgtgaTTTTCAGGTCCGGAAAACATATCTGAAACTAGCGTTCTGTGACATTTGCCAGAAGTTTCTTTTGAATGGTTTCCGTTGCCAAACGTGTGGCTACAAATTCCATGAGCATTGTAGCACCAAAGTGCCCACGATGTGTGTGGACTGGAGCAATATCAGACAACTCCTGTAAGTGTCTTCACCTTGAAATGGGAGCATACTGTAAGAAAGGCCATCAGTAACTTGTCAGTACATTCTGTAACAATACCTTTTGAACATTACATCACAAATAATTAATTATAGAAATATAACTGACAGATATGCTTGCCATATAGAATATAGTTACATTGTATAGAATATGTATATAATTTAATTCAATCTGAGATTGGATTCATAGTGAATCATCAGAAATTGTGGTGTTGAGATAAAATAGGGAAAGCTAGTTCTGCTGATACCACAGGTCTCCTGATTAGGTCTAAGCCCGTATATACGGATTTGCATACTCGCACAGAATAGAAGCTTATTAGTGTTTATTTTGCATGCAGGCTATAGCACAGACCGTAAGCATTGAAAGATACACATCATTGTCAGTGAAGAGATAAGCCCTTTCACCTGACAACCATTGTAGTCTGTAGCAGTCAGCTGTTATTTGATTAAGCGCTCACACTTTCCCACACACTGTATGCTACGAGAGATTGACTCTCTCACTCTTTATCTTCAGGTTGTGTCCAACACCTGGTGAGAGCGGTGCCCCGTCACTTCCCCCGCTGACATCCCGGCGAATGAGAGAATCCTTATCACGGTTTCCAAGGTAAGGCAAAGTTTTTAATGTTTGACCAATCCATAACCCATCCTCtcactgtttttattattataggcTACATACTATACGTACTTGCAGTAGTTAATGCCCTCAAGATTACATTCTACCCATTCTCAGGTGCAAATGATACATGCACAAATTAGACATTTTGGAAAACTGAGcatacgcatgcacacacaagatACAAACTATACTATAAAATGCTTTTGCTGAATTGAGCCCTCCTCTTTTGCCTCCAGAGGAAAGAAGGACATTACTTGTCTTTTAGTCGGGCCCTGtagagttttcttgtaaacaaacaaaagttatgtttacattcagtgttcgTCACCCAGATGCATTGTTTGTGTATCCTTGAGCTCTAACAAATGTATCCAATCCTCCTAAAACATTcacaaagctgtttttttttttaagtatttcaaatccaacattgtttacatccatgtttacttGCTAACGGTTTCCTCTTCCCTGTCTTTGCGGGTGCATTGCCGCATATCTTGGCATGTCACGTGTATTtgtctgcgtgcgtgtgcacAAGATGGCTACAAGAGGTCAAAAACGTGGGGTGCTACGTGAACTGCAAACTGCTGGCAACGCAGAAAGAAcaagaaaatgttaaataaatgttttagttGCTGTGGAGTACTGAATAATAAAAGTGAGGTATTGGATGAGTGTACTGTTAATAGATGTGGACATACATTGGCAGGTTTAGGAAGCCATGATgacctttttgtcattttctgttatttgtcATGCTTGACTGCAAAACAGCCATAGTTCTAATGTGGCAAGAACCTTAATCTTAATTGAATGGAATCCTATTTTTAATAATGTCCTCAGCTTTATGGGGGCTTACCAGTCCAAGTGCTGATGTAATGAGATGTGTGAAAAGAGCCTGTTGTTTCAGGAGCACTTAAGAAACACCCTGAGCTGCCAAATTAGCGCTCACAAAGTACCAAGTTGTTCCATGCAGAGCGATCTCAAATACTCTTTTGAAACATAGTCATGTATTGCCAGAAGGGGGATTGTTCTCAAGGAGTGCACTCCATGGTCATAAGTGTTATTTAATATGATCTCTGTTTATATACGTCACTCAGCTTCCTCTGTCCCCATTTTAACCAGCAGCTACAGTACAGCACAGTTTAATAATCCAGTAACAGGGCTGTTTTGGGGTATTTTAACTGGATTAGATTTTGGCCTTACAAAAATGAACTTCTCAAGTCAGACTAACATTTGGATTGTTTGCAGATTAACATTTTTGGCTGGTGAGCTTTGtactcttcagctaagccaatACTGATCTTGGCAAACATCAAGGGCAAAATACCTCTACAGTGTCAAGTTAGCCAAAAATGGTATAAGGACAAGGCCACAATAAAATGAACCAAGAACTACTTCCTCACAGTGCTATTTTTACAGCCCCTCCCCCCAATATAGTATGCCTCTTATTGATTTTGCATGTGTAGTAGCAGTTTGTTGATGGCACAATATAAACAGATGAAGCTTGAATGGggaaagtgagagaaaatgacagaaatgaaACCAGAAAGCCCCTGCCTCAACCACCACCACACCCATGGCAGTCCAATTTTAAAGAAGTCACAGCATTCAGTGTTTGCTTTTTCTGTCAACGGTGTGTGTCATTTTGAAGCAGTGACACAAGATGTAGACAAACAATAGCTGCTCTGTCCTAATATTCCATCCCTGTTCACCTTCACAGCTCAGCCCACCGATATTCCACCCCCCATGCCTTCAACTACACAACGCCTTACACACCCACAGGCGGCTGGCTCTCCCAGAGACAGCGCTCCACTTCCACGCCCAACGTCCACATGGTTAGCACTACCATGCCTGTAGACAGCAGCATGATTGAGGTAACTACACACCGAACTCCTTGGGTACTCCTGTAGGTTCAAGCCACTCCTAAAATATCTCCTACGTACGTCTCTAGGCATTCCAGCTATCTTCGCCCTGCTTCTTTCTACCTCTGTGTTTTGTTATCCAATCCACCTGGATGGGGTTGAGCCTGTTTTGTGTAATTCCCCTGATCGCATCTTATTTTagtgatttttaaaatgtgcGACACTTgacttccccctgtttagttctagTTTCTGCTTTTTCACTGTCCATGTTCTTGCATAATCAGCTCACTAGTTTTACATGCTTTGTAGAATAACTTCTCTATATTCTGTCCAGGCAGTAACCTGGGCATCACTCTTTACATCGTTCCTTCCTTACTTTCCTTTACTGTGTCCCTTTTCCTCCTGTCCTCACTGGCCTGTTGTATTGTGTACCCTACTGGGGAGTAGCTAGACTGCCTGAATACCTCCCCCAGCTCCTGGTGCCATAGATTCTGGCTGAAGAGGAAAGTAGGTATTGTGCACTTCTCCCAGTCTTTTGTTGAGGCCTCATCTGAGAGTCCAGAAAAGGTTAGAAAGCGGAGCCTCTGTGTGCGGTCTGAATGGCATGCATTGCAAACAGGCTATCTGCATTCACATCTTAGAACTGAAGTCAAACCATGAGTGACTGCACAGCATGTGTTTCACTGTTTGAACACGCTgacagaagtttttttttttttttttgtctctctagGATGCAATGCGTGATCATGACTCGGGTAAGTGCTTGCTCTGCATTTCGTCATGCTGTGTACTTTTGTGCTGCATGACGCACTTCCTCCCTTTACCCTCCCCACTAACCTCCCCCCTTTTTAATTgtgcattcatttaaaacacagagGCGTTCAAATTCAAACCTTGTCTATTGACTACCTAACCATCCGCTTCTACCTACAAAATGGAAATTTCTCATTACAGCATTGGACATTGAGGTCTACCTATCATATTCAACAGACATTAAAAATAGCGAAGCAGTAGAGGTGGTAATACAACACTAATCTGCATGTGATAGGCCACTTCATGTTCATGTATCATAGCTTCATTTTTTGAGGGTGAGCCTGATACAAGCGTGAAGGAGGAGAGTTGTGTCCCAAATTGTTAAATGGAGAAGAATGGATTAGAAAGAATTCTTATATTCCATTTAGTGACATCCTAAAAAGTTAAGTTTTGCTATCAACACATCGACACTAAGGCTGGGACGatgtgcttttgtcccgattttgattctttcacgatacatgggtgccgattcgatttgtattgcgatatttttatttatttattgcagttctagaagtattgcgattcaaaagtattgagtattgtgattttcttttccttctttaacaaaaacaaaagttgaataatacacttctcgagacaatatatcatgagaccttgtgtgtgtgtgtgtatatagatagatagatagatagatagatagatagagatatatctCTATCATGAgagaattgttttctaaaaagaatgcacatcacatgtcagtcagtccgtctgacatttatttcatttgtaaagaacgGCAAGAATTATATAGATGAAGTGCATTAGCTTCAAAGTACAatagcttcaaataagccaaactacaaagtgaCACATTTAAGTTCAACATATACATAGAGTTCCCTGGACTAAATGATTGATTTCCTTCCATCCTGAATCACTTCAATCTTCTCTCTCTATTCCTGAAGCGGGGAGTTCCCCCAGCCAGAGCCCTACAGGCTGGTCCCAGCCCCAGTCCAAAGCCCCTGCACCTGCCCAGCGAGAGAGGGCCCCGTCCTTCAACACtcaggagaaaaataaaattgtaaGTTCAATGTCTTGTCTTGTATGCAGAAGAGGAGGTAACGAATTAGGCTATTTGTTCTAAAGATCAGCcatttaacttattttatgaAGTATTGTACTTCGCTACATTTCGGGAGTAATATtacatttacttgagtaaaatatGCTAGTACTCTTTACATCCCTGCTGGTATGTTGTGTATAtacagggtttccgcggggtctttAAAAGTCTAAAGTGTAAAATTTCAACATCTAAAttgtaggccttaaaaagtctaaaatgttGTTGTAGGTcttaaaatcattttaaacggGTCTTAATGTTTctacgtccatgtaacgctacctcGAACGATCATTGAAATGTTCCTGCAGCGCttttagaatttttttaatttatttttttattctgtggtgtttATCTGTCCATGGGATGAGATATATATGTCCAATCTAGACACTAGTCCTATAATGTCACTGAGGAAATCGGGGATTTGTTTCAGACAACGTTTCcggtagagatgttccgataccgataccagtatcggctccgatactgcctaaaacgctggtatcgggaagtactggagttaatgcaccgatccgataccatgtaataaagccctaaagaaaaaataagttaaagtagtttatttatgttctttttccgtttataactgactgtcaaactgcataataaaagaacgttttgtggcattcatgtttcacaaagagtttaacctgagccagaccgacaacaaagatagaaataatatcacatccatacagggatagtagtatacagttgttaaaacataataaaatatatgacacactggtatcggatcggtactcggtatcggccgatacgcaagttcaggtatcggaatcggtatcgggaagcaaaaaatggtatcggaccatctctagtttccagactctgacatctgacttttttttgttgatgtcgcgatataggtcttaaatttcattaataatggtcttaaaaagtttgatttgacttggtgaaacctgtagaAACCCTGATATAGAGTAAATACTTTCAGACCATTTATGCAATCTACCCTACTTGTTGATTTCTGTTTATCCAGAGGCCTCGGGACAAGCGGGACTCCAGTTACTACTGGGAGATTGAGGCCAGTGAGGTCTATCTGAACTCCCGTATCGGTTCAGGCTCATTTGGAACTGTGTACAAAGGGAAATGGCATGGTAGGAATGCATTTCAGATGGGGCAGGGCACATTCAGGTGTAACCACTAGCACTTTCACATTGTCATACTACACTTAACACTTTGAAATCAGTTACCTGACACATAAAATGGTTGAAAAGTGATCCGTGTGCCTTTTAGAATGGCTTTTCATATCAGCTCACAGTGGGTTTTTATGGGTCAGTGGTAACTGAGCAGACTATTTGCGTTGTAGGTGATGTAGCAGTGAAGATTTTGAAGGTGACTGACCCCACACCAGAGCAGTTTCAGGCATTCAGAAATGAAGTGGCAGTCTTGAGGTAAGAAATGGCATCAATACATTGGGTGTTTTTGAAAGTTGCAAATTGGTAAATTCTTGGTGAATCATCTTTAATGCAAACTTTAATTTTATCTTCATTTTGGTCATTTCCTCTTTTGCTCTTCCTCTGGtcacaggaaaacacgacatgTCAACATCCTGTTGTTCATGGGCTACATGACGAAGGACAACCTGGCCATTGTGACCCAGTGGTGTGAGGGCAGCAGCctctacaaacacattcacgtACTGGAGACAAACTTCAAGATAATCCAGCTCATAGACATCGCCAGGCAGACAGCTCAGGGCATGGAGTAAGCCCTGACGATTGGAGCTTTACTgataaacaaaattaaaaggAACCCAGATGTcatctaatttttttttcttcctcatttTTAGCTATCTGCATGCAAA
This genomic interval from Sander vitreus isolate 19-12246 chromosome 7, sanVit1, whole genome shotgun sequence contains the following:
- the raf1a gene encoding raf-1 proto-oncogene, serine/threonine kinase a isoform X2, with the protein product MEHLQGAWKTLSNGFGMKDSAFEGPCLSPTLVQGFPCQRRSSDDSKMPDSKTSSTIRVYLPNQQRTVVNVRPGMTLHSCLIKALKVRGLQPQCCAVFRLHPGQRSKKLRMDWNTDCTSLIGEELLVEVLDHVPLTTHNFVRKTYLKLAFCDICQKFLLNGFRCQTCGYKFHEHCSTKVPTMCVDWSNIRQLLLCPTPGESGAPSLPPLTSRRMRESLSRFPSSAHRYSTPHAFNYTTPYTPTGGWLSQRQRSTSTPNVHMVSTTMPVDSSMIELDCLNTSPSSWCHRFWLKRKVGIVHFSQSFVEASSESPEKDAMRDHDSAGSSPSQSPTGWSQPQSKAPAPAQRERAPSFNTQEKNKIRPRDKRDSSYYWEIEASEVYLNSRIGSGSFGTVYKGKWHGDVAVKILKVTDPTPEQFQAFRNEVAVLRKTRHVNILLFMGYMTKDNLAIVTQWCEGSSLYKHIHVLETNFKIIQLIDIARQTAQGMDYLHAKNIIHRDMKSNNIFLHEGLTVKIGDFGLATVKARWSGSHQVEQPSGSILWMAPEVIRMQDNNPYSFQSDVYSYGIVLFELMTGELPYSLIATRDQIIFMVGRGYLSPDLSKLYKNCPKAMKRLVADCIKKSKDERPLFPQILSSIELLQHALPKINRSASEPSLHRASHTEDINACTLTSTRLPVF
- the raf1a gene encoding raf-1 proto-oncogene, serine/threonine kinase a isoform X1: MEHLQGAWKTLSNGFGMKDSAFEGPCLSPTLVQGFPCQRRSSDDSKMPDSKTSSTIRVYLPNQQRTVVNVRPGMTLHSCLIKALKVRGLQPQCCAVFRLHPGQRSKKLRMDWNTDCTSLIGEELLVEVLDHVPLTTHNFVRKTYLKLAFCDICQKFLLNGFRCQTCGYKFHEHCSTKVPTMCVDWSNIRQLLLCPTPGESGAPSLPPLTSRRMRESLSRFPSSAHRYSTPHAFNYTTPYTPTGGWLSQRQRSTSTPNVHMVSTTMPVDSSMIEDAMRDHDSAGSSPSQSPTGWSQPQSKAPAPAQRERAPSFNTQEKNKIRPRDKRDSSYYWEIEASEVYLNSRIGSGSFGTVYKGKWHGDVAVKILKVTDPTPEQFQAFRNEVAVLRKTRHVNILLFMGYMTKDNLAIVTQWCEGSSLYKHIHVLETNFKIIQLIDIARQTAQGMDYLHAKNIIHRDMKSNNIFLHEGLTVKIGDFGLATVKARWSGSHQVEQPSGSILWMAPEVIRMQDNNPYSFQSDVYSYGIVLFELMTGELPYSLIATRDQIIFMVGRGYLSPDLSKLYKNCPKAMKRLVADCIKKSKDERPLFPQILSSIELLQHALPKINRSASEPSLHRASHTEDINACTLTSTRLPVF